The following coding sequences lie in one Colias croceus chromosome 1, ilColCroc2.1 genomic window:
- the LOC123695609 gene encoding uncharacterized protein LOC123695609, giving the protein MFVLTLCGLLAFVSAAPQYGYHGYSNELESLERMLDDEIFSMRNFWTQLRNDMLNLESSLQDITRQVSLNIPVEKIEGNTYQLKINLPDFEESEVSVEMGKRMLQIEAHKMLDQGSMKRYIYIKTLPSNVEDSGTWEFENKVLTVSIPLKDVDAVATDDKENKSIEREHSREELGDDKADDNMNVDVGIETTIQPELLTNEIPQSKVEATTYSESDSDIDFVPIRFR; this is encoded by the coding sequence ATGTTTGTTTTAACTCTATGTGGCTTGCTAGCCTTTGTTAGCGCAGCCCCCCAGTATGGCTACCATGGATACTCCAACGAACTCGAAAGCCTTGAAAGGATGCTGGATGATGAAATATTCAGCATGCGCAACTTCTGGACGCAACTCCGAAATGACATGCTCAACCTCGAAAGCTCGCTACAGGATATAACCCGGCAAGTATCCCTAAACATTCCCGTCGAGAAAATTGAAGGCAATACGtaccaattaaaaattaacctACCAGACTTCGAGGAAAGCGAGGTCTCAGTGGAAATGGGAAAACGAATGTTGCAAATAGAAGCCCACAAGATGTTGGACCAGGGATCGATGAAGCGCTACATCTATATCAAGACCTTGCCGTCTAACGTGGAAGACTCGGGTACCTGGGAATTCGAGAACAAGGTTCTAACTGTGTCCATACCTTTGAAAGACGTGGATGCTGTAGCAACTGATGATAAGGAAAACAAATCTATTGAACGTGAACATAGCCGGGAGGAACTTGGGGATGACAAAGCTGATGACAACATGAACGTTGATGTCGGCATCGAAACTACAATACAACCAGAGTTGCTGACAAATGAAATACCCCAGTCCAAGGTCGAAGCAACTACTTATTCTGAAAGTGACAGTGATATCGATTTCGTCCCCATACGGTTTAGATAA